TAAAAttgtccttttttctttttcttcctttcctctttAGCTGATGCTGATGTCCGTACTGAACTGCCTGTTTGACTCCCTCAGTCAGATTCTCAGGTACGTATcaagccttaataaaatttgaaAGCATAAATGATTGTGGattaattaaatgattattcatgttctaaatgaaaacaattctCTGTGGTGTCTGCAGCTTCAGTTATGTTGCAAGATGAAAAAaatttcagacttttctccatCCACATCCATCATTGTGATGTTAGagctttttttgtcatgtgGTGATTCACACACTTCTCCAGTCTAACACTGCCATCCTTCCAACAGAGCCTCTCAGGGAGATAATAAGTCCCTGTGCtgaatttaatgtaaaattcaACAGAAGTGTGTATTTTTTGACCTGATTCCATTTACAAAATGATATTTGACAAACAAGGGAGCTGAATGATGACAAAATGACACCCAGTCCTcatttttagatatttattCAACCAAGATTAGTTTGCAAAgccgtctgtgtgtgtttcagtctgtgtgtgtttgtgtgtgcatgttgcaCACCAGGATCCCTCACTGTTGACTGCAATATTACCAGCCAATCAGCGGCTGATATAGTTGCTATGGGAACCGATGCAGTAGTGATGCAGAGTGTGAGCGATAGAGGCATGAAGAGATTATATTATAATACAGTATGAAAGATTATAGGCTATTCTAAGTTCCATTGTTCAATATGTAAATATCCAGATTTTAGAGTACAgtataaaatcaattttaaactTGAATAGTAATTGTTCTCTATGCCAGCATAGTGTATTCTTTTCAAATACTACAATACAAATTGTTTTGTCCTGCCAATTAGACCTggttcattttgatttaaatattaatttgaattttagtTTGAATTTGAATCCAATAGAGATGTGGACAGAGggcatatttacacatttaaactgCTCAATTCATGCATCCTCACATTATCTGAGCAATAGGTCAAATGACTTTGTGTCATGTGAAAGGGCtcgctcatagtgatgaatCCATGGAGAATTATggcctgactctgcagttcctctcagctctatgcaatattttagtgtctttcaggtcattgttttggttttatggtttgcagctttactgtttttttattaagtCTCACTGTTGTCATCAACcttgttgcaatctgcagcaGGCAACTGTTTTCAGCAGGAAAGCTCTgttaaacccactgtacactacctaccCAGCAactagttggtgaacatagCAGAGGTAGTGCAAaccaaaacagaactaaaagcagagtgaatattggacttacatttatcTGGTcaccagaaacatgactccaaatggatgctaatgttgctctgtgtctgtgttaatAGGCAAATGTTTGCTAATGTGTTAGCATAACAGCTTTATTCTGtaataaaatgttaacattGTGCTTGCAGTGTGTTCTACTGttcccaagtggccaaaaagagatgaaagcagCTTTCAGAGAATATGAAATGGCGATTTTGGAAGAATTACCTTATCTTCAAATGTGCGACGCTATATCCAAAGAGCTATACAGTAACGTGGTCTGTGgctaattgttgtgtttttcctgcaggAAAAATGTGGAGCGCAGGTGTTTACTAGACAACATGGAAGGAGTTTTCCTTGTTGTGGATGAAATCATTGATGGAGGGTAAGAATGAATGGGGTAAAGATATACTATTAAGAGCCATTTAGAGACCAAGACTAATATATACTAACTTAATTCCAACTCTTTTTACGGCACGTTCAAACAAATCGACTTATGTGTTTTATCCTGTTGGCTGGTAAAATAGTTGCAAAGTCTAAGATATTTTTCTGCTCTGGTAGTCACTTTTGCATATGGACAAAATAGTGAAGCCTGTCTGTGTAATtaaagtacagtatgtacagatTGTGCTGCACTCAGTTCTGATTGGTTGCTTTTGTCCCGTTGCCAGGGTGATCCTGGAGAGTGACCCCCAGCAGGTGTTACAGAAGGTCAACTACAGGGTAAGATGATGGTCAATCATTCACGACTACCAACCATACCAATTTATTTACTGATTTGAATCATTGGAAAATCTAATAGAAAACAAATGTcatattctgaaaaaaaaaatgtttggccTGTTCAGAATGATCCATACTGTAGCTTCCCACAGCTTTTCTCATTGGCCCCTTGCCTGCTCTTACCTGCTTtacctttctctccttctccctgtctctcttcttctgaTTGGTGTCAGCTAATGTCAGAGCCAGCCTATGGCTTCGTCCTGTTTGATTACATCACCGGTAACCTAGAGGGCCAAACAGACAGGAGCCAGCTGctgtagacagacagacagacagagggtgagagagagagagttaaagaGAGAGATAGTCAAGTGGAAAGAgaggatgaatgaatgagagtgagacagacagggaggagatgaaggaggaatGGTCCAGACAGATGAGGTATATGCATGGTGAGAGAGCACGCTGACTAACGGGTTTTAAGGATAAGGCCTgtgatattttcttattgtcaacaaatctcacaaTACTTTCAAACTTCTCTACCCTGCTGTGACTTTAAAAAAGGCTCAATAatgtcctaaaacagctgggcactgtagtttttaacaaacattactcaagcaggaggaaacagtgcatttgttggggactattttcagtggtggattaatacacatttggtacTCTAGTGAGTATTCCTGCGGCAGGATGGTATGTGTGGGattgaatcaaaataaactacagctTGTGTGCTCATGGTaacgaaggaacatgtcacccagtgcaacagtgtggctcattgatgtgtttttaatagtttttgaacaacaatggagctctagGTCACACTTTGAttcacacacagtacttgttagtagaccaattcattgttggttttggtcttttcatgagatttggtgacagtaagaaaaatgtagaatatcatcagacttatcctttaaatctCAGACTCATACCAACATTCACCTGTACCAAACTAACATGATGAAGCACTTTGTTTACTATTAACCCAACAGGAGATCAgaaggaggtcaaaggtcagaagtCACAGTCATTCCCATGTTCTTTTAAAGAACCCTCAATGGTtcagttttcctttttgtgtCTTCTTTTTGTATCATCCTGACCTGTGACCTCCCTGTTATTAGAATTACTGCTCTGTTTTTGAaagtatttatttcatttttcacataAACTTATTTATGATTCAACTTGTTCTTTAAAGATCATCAGGATGTTCCTGTTTCACCAGAAGTTGCACAGGAAATGATCAGTACCATGTTTAGTTTGATCTGCAACAGATGGTCAACCAAAAATTCACGACTTGTTATGCtttaaaaaatctgtgtgtgtctactgGTGAAAGGCATACTGAACTGGTCCTCTGACACTGGCTGATGAGTGACATCAGCTGGCACCAAAAGAGCAGCCAACAGCAGAATAGAACTGAACGCATGCAATGAACACAGCAAATtcaattttgaattttgaagtGTACTGCTGGctttcagtggtggaaagtaactcagTACTTTAGTTCAACTTTTATGTACTTGCACTATACTGTTAGTATTCCCGTTCAATAGTACTCTATACTTCTACTTAAGTGCATTTCAGAGGCAAATGTTTCACTTTACTCCACAACATCTATTTCACAACCGTAGTTACCAGCATCTCTGctaattaagattttacatgcaaaatatATGATGAGATTACAAAATGTGGTAGATTGTTACACAACccagcagtatataaagtagttcaaaacAGCTCCACTTAATAGTAGAATACTCCTTATACATGAGTGCATTAGTAATAATCCAATAACATGATTTATACGATAATGCAACACTCACAGGGGTCAATGAGCACCTTTACTCTTGatactttatgtacattttactgctaatacttgTACTAGTACTTTGACTTCAGTAAGAGTATGAAAGCAGGACATTTGCctataatggagtattttttacacTGTTGTGCTGCTagttttacttgagtaaaggatctgaatacttcttccaccactgctagaTTTAGGTGACCACCGTAGCTGGAGCAGCAAAGTATCTGACATGGCTTAAAGTCAGTCTGCAAATGACACAAATGACAAAAGACAATTTTActgcagaaattaaaaaaaaaacatacagtgaacAGGTGAATGTACTGCTTTGGCATGCAGTATACTCATCGTTTCTATCTGACAGTGCTGCAAGGGCAAACACTCTCTTATTAACACCATGCTCCATTACTGAGCTGGTGATAATGTGATTTTGTTCCAAAACTGT
The genomic region above belongs to Thunnus albacares chromosome 17, fThuAlb1.1, whole genome shotgun sequence and contains:
- the copz2 gene encoding coatomer subunit zeta-2 isoform X1, with the protein product MDSTSLEPSLYTVKAVFILDNDGNRLLSKYYDSELYPSMKEQKNFERNVFNKTHKADNEIAFLEGMTIVYKSSIDLFFYVVGSAQENELMLMSVLNCLFDSLSQILRKNVERRCLLDNMEGVFLVVDEIIDGGVILESDPQQVLQKVNYRLMSEPAYGFVLFDYITGNLEGQTDRSQLL